From Streptomyces asiaticus, one genomic window encodes:
- a CDS encoding type I polyketide synthase, producing MSNEEKLLDHLKWVTAELRQTRERLREAESAEPEPIAIVGMACRYPGGVRSPEELWRLVRDGEDAVSGFPTDRGWGVEELFDPDPESYGKSYVDQGGFCYDATGFDAAFFDISPREAQAMDPQQRLLLETAWEAFERAGLNRAALGGSNTGVFAGVGSHDYLSVIGDITSEVEGYVGPGNLGSVVSGRVAYSLGLEGPAVTVDTACSSSLVAIHLACQALRNGECDLALAGGVAVMATPGAFIEFSRQRGMAPDGRCKPFAAAADGTGWGEGAGLVVLERLCEAQRRNRRVLGVIRGSAVNQDGASNGLTAPNGPSQQRVIRQALANAQLSTAEVDAVDGHGTGTTLGDPIEAQALLATYGQGRPEDRPLWLGSVKSNLGHTQAAAGAASVIKMVMAMRHELLPASLHVDEPTPHADWASGAVRLLTEPVAWPRGERPRRAGVSAFGISGTNAHLILEQAPEPEPAEAAPAPDTSGGGVSAGGVVPWVVSGRGAEALRGQARALAERVAADPEASPAEVGWSLIATRSVFDHRAVIVGEHQDELLTGLNALAAGTTHPTIIEPNTITSGGIGPVLVFPGQGSQWLGMGAGLLDASPVFAARVAECEQALTPHVDWSLTQALRGGVNAADLARVDVVQPVLWAVMVSLATVWDHHGVTPTAVVGHSQGEIAAACVAGALSLDEGARIVALRAHALRRLTGHGAMASLTLSHNQTQELLTKLGEPARNVGIAAVNGPGSVVISGPPDQVAHTVTACEQTGRRARLIDVDYASHSAQVDEIAEELKEVLSGIEPVQAEVAFYSTVTGTRMDTSGLDTTYWIKNLRERVRFADAIRALLDDGHRVFIEASTHPVLTIGMQETFEEAGVPAAAVPTLRRDHGDHAQLLRSVAQAFTAGVTVDWTRWFPTDPTPRTIDLPTYAFQRRRYWLDGRGGHSGDPGDLGLGSAEHPLLGAAVELAEGGGTHLLTGRLSPRTHPWLNDHRVLDTVLLPGTAFAELALHAAARTGCDHVAELTLHAPLVVPQGEAVDVQIAVAAPDHSGERPITVHSRPAADTGDAAWTRHATGALATSAASNSAAMKAAWPPPGATPLPVEDFYRQLADHGYHYGPSFQGLTAAWRLDGDVYAEVSLPEGEREGAAAYGIHPALFDAALHARALDVAPDSEDAHRILLPFAWSGLRLRATGADTLRIRITPTASDRLTLLAADPTGAAVAVVDDLILRPVPDGQLGRARAAGRNSLFQPVWTRLTPAEGGSAGRCTVIGPEGGPLADALPDASHLPDLAAVRAAVADGAPAPDVVFAFFGSSADGRDDPVERAHDLSREALGVLREFLAASEFADTRLAVVTRGAVAPQSHDDVHDLPASAVWGLVRSAQSENPDRVLLLDLDGIDPDGVGPDGVGPDARDDSRRALVGAVASGEPQLALRDGVAYVPRLVHDDAAKRLTPPEGSAAWRLGLTGHGSLDQLALVDCPDTTRPLGRGEVRVALRAGGVNFHDVVVALGMVEDPRPLGGDGAGVVVEVGPGTAEFAVGDRVMGLFNGTGPLVVTDVRMITGIPAGWSYTQAATTPSAFLTAYYGLADLAGLRAGEKLLLHAATGGVGLAAVQLARHWQAEVFATAGPTKWHALRERGFDDRHIASSRTLDFEEVFRTAAGSVDVVLNSLAGDFMDASLRLLAPGGRFIDMGRTDVRDPEEVGARHPGIVYRAFDLVGGAGPDRIQQMLAELSTLFENGTLQPLPTTLWDIRRAPEAFRYFSQARHIGKIVLTLPTALDPEGTVLITGGTGTLGAATARHLVAHHGVRRLLLISRRGPDAPGATELAAELTELGAHVSIAACDAADRAALAKLLETVPDRHPLTAVVHAAGLLRDATVEALTPDRLDEVLRAKADAAWNLHELTRDTGLSAFVLFSAAAGLLGAAGQGNYAAGNAFLDALAVHRHAQGLPATSLAWGYWAQATGMTGGMTDADRARLARAGMVGLETEQGLALLDIALDSGLPTLAPIRLDLATMRREAHADDLPPLFRSLVRGAAPQAATGAIASGGAAPAEAFAAMSGEDRQQTLLKLVRNATATVLGHDTADAVHPTQNFRELGFDSLTAVELRNRLGAATGLRLPATLVFDHPTPTAVVRLLEELLVPAGVTSADSLLTGLDSLDAALTGGIADREQRARIAARLRELLRKADGPWQDADGDADAEADLASASDEELFRALDNELTVSDDGLR from the coding sequence ATGTCGAACGAAGAGAAGCTGCTCGACCACCTCAAGTGGGTCACGGCCGAGTTGCGCCAGACCCGTGAGCGTCTGCGGGAGGCCGAGTCCGCCGAGCCGGAGCCCATCGCGATCGTGGGCATGGCCTGCCGCTATCCGGGCGGGGTGCGGTCGCCGGAGGAGCTGTGGCGGCTGGTGCGGGACGGCGAGGACGCCGTCTCCGGCTTTCCCACGGACCGGGGTTGGGGCGTTGAGGAGCTGTTCGACCCGGATCCCGAAAGCTATGGGAAGTCGTATGTGGACCAGGGCGGATTCTGTTACGACGCGACCGGGTTCGACGCGGCCTTCTTCGACATCAGCCCCCGTGAGGCCCAGGCCATGGACCCCCAGCAGCGGCTGCTGCTGGAGACCGCGTGGGAGGCGTTCGAACGCGCCGGGCTCAATCGAGCGGCGCTGGGCGGCAGCAACACCGGGGTGTTCGCCGGGGTGGGTTCGCACGACTATCTGTCGGTCATCGGCGACATCACCAGCGAGGTGGAGGGCTATGTCGGCCCCGGGAACCTCGGCAGTGTGGTGTCCGGACGGGTGGCGTACTCGCTCGGCCTGGAGGGGCCCGCGGTCACGGTGGACACCGCGTGTTCCTCGTCGCTGGTCGCCATCCACCTGGCGTGTCAGGCGCTGCGCAACGGCGAATGCGATCTGGCCCTGGCCGGTGGGGTGGCCGTGATGGCGACGCCCGGCGCCTTCATCGAGTTCTCCCGTCAGCGCGGCATGGCCCCGGACGGCCGCTGCAAGCCGTTCGCGGCGGCCGCCGATGGCACGGGGTGGGGCGAGGGCGCCGGGTTGGTCGTCCTGGAGCGTCTGTGTGAGGCGCAGCGCCGCAACCGCCGTGTCCTCGGGGTGATCCGGGGTTCCGCGGTCAACCAGGACGGGGCCAGCAACGGTCTTACGGCGCCGAACGGGCCGTCGCAGCAGCGGGTGATCCGGCAGGCCCTGGCCAACGCGCAGCTGTCCACCGCCGAGGTGGACGCGGTCGACGGACACGGTACCGGGACCACCCTCGGCGATCCGATCGAGGCGCAGGCGCTGCTGGCCACGTACGGCCAGGGCAGGCCGGAGGACCGGCCGCTGTGGCTGGGCTCCGTCAAGTCCAACCTGGGGCACACGCAGGCAGCCGCCGGTGCGGCCAGTGTGATCAAGATGGTGATGGCGATGCGGCATGAGCTGCTGCCCGCCTCGCTGCACGTCGACGAGCCGACGCCGCACGCCGACTGGGCGTCGGGTGCGGTACGGCTGCTGACCGAGCCGGTCGCGTGGCCGCGCGGGGAGCGTCCGCGCCGGGCCGGTGTGTCCGCGTTCGGGATCTCCGGTACGAACGCGCATCTGATCCTGGAGCAGGCACCCGAACCCGAACCGGCCGAGGCCGCCCCCGCGCCGGACACGTCGGGGGGCGGGGTGTCGGCAGGTGGTGTGGTGCCGTGGGTGGTGTCCGGGCGTGGCGCCGAGGCATTGCGCGGTCAGGCACGCGCACTGGCCGAACGAGTGGCCGCCGACCCCGAAGCATCGCCGGCGGAAGTCGGCTGGTCACTGATCGCCACCCGGTCCGTCTTCGACCACCGCGCCGTCATCGTCGGCGAACACCAAGACGAACTCCTCACCGGACTCAACGCCCTGGCCGCCGGCACCACCCACCCCACCATCATCGAACCCAACACCATCACCAGCGGCGGCATCGGACCAGTCCTGGTCTTCCCCGGCCAGGGCTCCCAATGGCTCGGCATGGGCGCCGGACTCCTGGACGCCTCCCCCGTCTTCGCCGCCCGCGTCGCCGAATGCGAACAAGCCCTCACCCCCCACGTCGACTGGTCCCTGACCCAAGCCCTGCGCGGCGGAGTCAACGCCGCCGACCTCGCCCGCGTCGACGTCGTCCAACCCGTCCTATGGGCCGTCATGGTCTCCCTGGCCACCGTATGGGACCACCACGGCGTCACCCCCACCGCCGTCGTCGGCCACAGCCAAGGCGAAATCGCCGCCGCCTGCGTCGCCGGAGCCCTCTCCCTCGACGAAGGCGCCCGCATCGTCGCCCTCCGCGCCCACGCCCTCCGCCGCCTCACCGGCCACGGCGCCATGGCCTCCCTCACCCTCAGCCACAACCAAACCCAAGAACTCCTCACCAAACTCGGCGAACCAGCCCGCAACGTCGGCATCGCCGCCGTCAACGGACCCGGCTCCGTCGTCATCTCCGGACCACCGGACCAGGTCGCCCACACCGTCACCGCATGCGAACAAACAGGCCGCCGCGCCCGGCTCATCGACGTGGACTACGCCTCCCACAGCGCCCAAGTCGACGAAATCGCCGAGGAGTTGAAGGAGGTGCTGTCGGGGATCGAGCCCGTCCAGGCCGAGGTGGCGTTCTACTCGACCGTCACCGGCACCCGCATGGACACCAGCGGGCTCGACACCACCTACTGGATCAAGAACCTCCGCGAACGAGTCCGCTTCGCCGACGCCATACGAGCACTCCTCGACGACGGCCACCGCGTATTCATCGAAGCCAGCACCCACCCCGTCCTCACCATCGGCATGCAGGAGACCTTCGAGGAAGCCGGTGTGCCCGCGGCCGCGGTGCCGACCCTGCGCCGGGACCACGGCGACCACGCCCAGTTGCTGCGCTCGGTGGCGCAGGCGTTCACCGCCGGGGTCACCGTCGACTGGACCCGCTGGTTCCCCACCGACCCCACACCCCGCACCATCGACCTGCCCACCTACGCCTTCCAGCGGCGGCGGTACTGGCTGGACGGGCGGGGTGGCCACAGTGGCGACCCGGGAGACCTCGGGCTGGGGTCCGCCGAGCATCCACTGCTCGGCGCCGCCGTGGAACTCGCGGAGGGCGGCGGCACCCATCTGCTGACCGGCCGCCTGTCGCCGCGGACTCATCCGTGGCTGAACGACCACCGGGTGCTGGACACCGTCCTGCTGCCGGGCACCGCCTTCGCCGAGCTCGCCCTCCACGCGGCCGCGCGGACCGGCTGTGACCACGTGGCGGAGCTGACCCTGCACGCACCACTGGTGGTTCCGCAGGGCGAGGCGGTCGATGTGCAGATCGCCGTGGCCGCTCCCGACCACAGCGGTGAGCGTCCGATCACGGTGCATTCACGGCCGGCGGCCGACACCGGCGACGCGGCCTGGACCCGGCACGCCACCGGGGCGCTCGCCACCTCCGCCGCATCCAACTCCGCGGCTATGAAGGCGGCTTGGCCGCCTCCCGGGGCGACACCGCTGCCCGTCGAGGACTTCTACCGGCAGCTCGCCGACCACGGCTACCACTACGGACCGTCCTTCCAGGGCCTCACCGCCGCGTGGCGGCTGGACGGCGATGTCTACGCCGAGGTGTCCCTGCCCGAAGGGGAGCGCGAGGGCGCGGCCGCGTACGGCATCCATCCCGCCCTGTTCGACGCCGCTCTGCACGCCCGTGCCCTGGACGTCGCCCCCGACTCCGAGGACGCGCACCGCATCCTGCTCCCGTTCGCCTGGAGTGGTCTGCGGCTGCGCGCCACCGGCGCGGACACCCTGCGGATCCGCATCACCCCGACGGCATCGGACCGGCTCACCCTGCTCGCGGCCGATCCGACCGGCGCGGCCGTGGCCGTCGTGGACGATCTGATCCTGCGCCCGGTGCCGGACGGGCAGTTGGGGCGGGCGCGTGCGGCGGGCAGGAATTCGCTGTTCCAGCCGGTCTGGACGCGGCTGACACCGGCCGAGGGCGGCTCCGCGGGCCGTTGTACCGTGATCGGTCCTGAGGGCGGTCCCCTGGCCGACGCGCTGCCCGACGCCTCCCACCTCCCGGATCTCGCGGCCGTGCGGGCGGCCGTGGCGGACGGGGCCCCGGCCCCCGATGTGGTGTTCGCCTTCTTCGGCTCTTCCGCCGACGGCCGGGACGATCCGGTGGAGCGCGCCCATGACCTGAGCAGGGAGGCCCTCGGGGTGCTGCGGGAGTTCCTCGCCGCTTCCGAATTCGCCGACACCCGGCTGGCGGTGGTCACCCGTGGGGCGGTCGCCCCGCAGAGCCATGACGATGTCCACGATCTGCCCGCCTCCGCCGTGTGGGGTCTGGTGCGCAGCGCTCAGTCGGAGAACCCCGACCGGGTCCTGCTGCTCGACCTCGACGGAATCGACCCCGACGGAGTCGGCCCCGACGGAGTCGGCCCCGACGCACGGGACGACTCGCGGCGGGCCCTGGTCGGCGCCGTGGCCTCGGGCGAGCCCCAGCTGGCGCTGCGCGACGGGGTGGCGTACGTACCGCGGCTGGTCCACGACGACGCTGCCAAGCGGCTCACCCCGCCGGAGGGGTCGGCCGCGTGGCGTCTGGGGCTGACCGGCCACGGCAGCCTGGACCAGCTCGCGCTGGTCGACTGCCCGGACACCACCCGCCCGCTGGGCCGGGGCGAGGTCCGGGTGGCGCTTCGGGCGGGCGGGGTGAACTTCCATGACGTCGTCGTGGCGCTGGGCATGGTGGAGGACCCCAGGCCACTGGGCGGCGACGGTGCGGGCGTGGTCGTCGAAGTGGGGCCCGGTACCGCGGAGTTCGCGGTGGGCGACCGGGTCATGGGTCTGTTCAACGGCACCGGACCGCTGGTCGTCACCGACGTCCGGATGATCACCGGGATCCCCGCGGGCTGGTCCTATACACAGGCGGCCACCACACCGTCCGCCTTTCTCACCGCCTACTACGGCCTCGCCGATCTCGCGGGGCTGCGGGCCGGGGAGAAGCTGCTGCTGCACGCGGCCACCGGTGGGGTGGGTCTGGCGGCCGTGCAGCTGGCTCGCCACTGGCAGGCCGAGGTGTTCGCCACTGCGGGACCCACGAAGTGGCACGCCCTGCGGGAGCGCGGTTTCGACGACCGTCATATCGCCTCCTCGCGCACCCTCGACTTCGAGGAGGTCTTCCGCACCGCCGCCGGATCCGTCGACGTGGTGCTCAATTCCCTGGCCGGTGACTTCATGGACGCGTCGTTGCGGCTGCTGGCCCCCGGCGGTCGCTTCATCGACATGGGCCGGACCGACGTCCGCGACCCCGAGGAGGTCGGAGCTCGCCATCCGGGGATCGTCTACCGCGCGTTCGACCTGGTCGGCGGGGCGGGTCCGGACCGCATCCAGCAGATGCTGGCCGAGTTGTCGACGCTGTTCGAGAACGGGACGCTGCAACCGCTGCCGACCACGCTGTGGGACATCCGCAGGGCCCCGGAGGCATTCCGCTACTTCAGCCAGGCCCGCCACATCGGCAAGATCGTGCTGACGCTCCCGACCGCCCTCGATCCGGAGGGCACGGTCCTCATCACCGGTGGCACAGGCACCCTCGGCGCCGCCACCGCCCGCCATCTGGTGGCCCACCACGGCGTACGGCGGCTGCTGCTCATCAGCCGCCGGGGCCCCGACGCCCCGGGGGCCACGGAGCTGGCGGCCGAACTGACCGAACTCGGCGCACACGTGTCCATCGCGGCGTGTGACGCGGCCGACCGGGCCGCCCTGGCCAAGCTGCTGGAGACCGTTCCCGACCGCCATCCGCTCACCGCCGTCGTCCACGCGGCCGGGCTGCTGCGCGATGCCACGGTCGAGGCGCTCACGCCCGATCGGCTCGATGAGGTGTTGCGGGCGAAGGCCGACGCGGCGTGGAATCTGCATGAGCTCACCCGCGACACCGGGCTGTCGGCGTTCGTGTTGTTCTCCGCGGCCGCCGGGCTGCTGGGCGCCGCGGGCCAGGGCAACTACGCGGCGGGCAACGCCTTCCTGGACGCGCTCGCCGTGCACCGTCATGCCCAGGGCCTGCCCGCCACCTCCCTGGCCTGGGGGTACTGGGCCCAGGCCACCGGGATGACCGGGGGGATGACGGATGCCGACCGGGCGCGGCTGGCGCGGGCCGGGATGGTGGGGCTGGAGACCGAACAGGGTCTCGCACTGCTCGACATCGCGCTCGACAGCGGTCTGCCAACCCTGGCGCCCATCCGGCTCGACCTGGCCACCATGCGGCGTGAGGCCCATGCCGACGATCTGCCGCCCCTCTTCAGGAGCCTGGTGCGCGGCGCCGCCCCGCAGGCGGCCACCGGGGCCATCGCCTCGGGCGGGGCGGCACCCGCGGAGGCGTTCGCCGCCATGTCCGGGGAGGACCGGCAGCAGACGCTCCTGAAGCTGGTGCGCAACGCCACGGCGACGGTGCTGGGCCATGACACGGCGGATGCCGTCCACCCCACCCAGAACTTCCGGGAACTGGGCTTCGACTCGCTGACCGCCGTGGAGTTGCGGAACCGGCTGGGCGCCGCCACCGGTCTGCGGCTGCCCGCCACGCTGGTCTTCGACCACCCCACGCCCACCGCGGTGGTGCGGCTGCTGGAGGAGCTCCTGGTCCCGGCCGGGGTCACATCGGCGGACTCGCTCCTCACCGGCCTCGACTCCCTGGACGCCGCCTTGACCGGGGGGATCGCCGACCGGGAGCAACGGGCCCGGATCGCGGCCCGGCTGCGCGAACTGCTGCGCAAGGCGGACGGCCCGTGGCAGGACGCGGACGGCGACGCCGACGCCGAGGCGGATCTGGCGTCGGCCAGCGACGAGGAGTTGTTCCGGGCGCTCGACAACGAACTGACCGTCTCCGACGACGGCCTCCGATGA
- a CDS encoding beta-ketoacyl reductase: MPSGLEEHPAVHATVQALDAHGAAHEVLSLDGVEARRDALAPLLSHLPDGSTPEGILSLLALDQTPHPDHPAVPTGLAATAAVVQALGQTPLIAPLWCVTQGAVAATATDPLPHPHQAQIWGMGRVAALEHPHLWGGLIDLPADVDARTPARIAAVLVPGQPEDQVAIRATALARRLERGACPDTAPTAWRPAGTTLITGGTGGLGAHVARWLARQGAPRIHLVSRSGPDAPGATQLAQELTALGTAVAITACDVSDRTALRHLLDTIPAEHPLTAVVHAAGLAENIPLAELDLPGIAAVLRPKALAAAHLHELTEDLDLSAFVLFSSGAAAWGGSRQPSYAAANAYLDALAEHRRARGLPATSLAWAPWSDAGMAADEAVIDYYRRRGMRPLDTDLAIASLQHALDHADTTITIADIDWERFPAGFTAQRPSPLLSDLAATASPGADATPDVDATLSSSLQRQLTTGSPAQQHQLLLHHIQTHAAAILGHPTIDAVPPAQPFQELGFDSLTAVEFGHRLSAATGLDLPPTLVFDHPTPKELADYLRERLVEGQLTSEGHLLSELDRWDSVSEPSAVDEAARRRITGRLRLLLAKWSDTERETERSTAHSELETATAEDIFDLISDEFGKSDELGKS, translated from the coding sequence GTGCCCTCCGGGCTGGAGGAGCACCCGGCCGTCCACGCCACCGTCCAGGCGCTGGATGCCCATGGCGCGGCCCATGAAGTCCTGTCGCTCGATGGCGTGGAGGCCCGACGCGACGCCCTCGCCCCACTGCTCTCACACCTCCCCGACGGCAGCACACCCGAGGGCATTCTGAGTCTGCTCGCGCTCGACCAGACGCCCCACCCCGACCACCCGGCCGTCCCCACCGGGCTGGCCGCCACGGCCGCCGTTGTCCAGGCCCTCGGCCAGACGCCGCTGATCGCGCCCCTGTGGTGCGTCACCCAAGGTGCGGTGGCCGCCACCGCCACCGATCCGCTCCCCCACCCGCACCAGGCCCAGATCTGGGGTATGGGCCGGGTCGCGGCGCTGGAGCACCCCCACCTCTGGGGCGGTCTCATCGACCTCCCGGCCGACGTGGACGCCCGTACCCCCGCTCGTATCGCCGCCGTACTGGTGCCTGGTCAGCCCGAGGACCAGGTGGCGATCCGCGCCACCGCCCTGGCCCGCCGGCTGGAGCGCGGCGCCTGCCCGGACACCGCGCCCACCGCGTGGCGCCCCGCCGGCACGACCCTGATCACCGGCGGCACCGGCGGTCTGGGCGCCCATGTGGCCCGCTGGCTCGCCCGCCAGGGCGCACCCCGCATCCACCTCGTCAGCCGCTCCGGCCCCGACGCACCCGGCGCCACCCAACTCGCCCAGGAACTCACCGCGTTGGGCACGGCCGTCGCCATCACGGCCTGCGACGTATCCGACCGCACCGCACTCCGGCACCTCCTCGACACCATCCCCGCCGAACACCCCCTCACCGCCGTCGTCCACGCCGCCGGGCTCGCGGAGAACATCCCGCTCGCCGAGCTGGACCTTCCGGGGATCGCGGCGGTGCTGCGGCCCAAGGCGCTCGCGGCCGCCCATCTCCATGAGCTCACCGAGGACCTCGACCTCAGCGCCTTTGTGCTCTTCTCGTCCGGCGCGGCCGCGTGGGGCGGTAGCCGACAGCCCTCGTACGCCGCCGCCAACGCCTATCTGGACGCCCTCGCCGAGCACCGCCGTGCCCGTGGCCTGCCCGCCACCAGCCTCGCCTGGGCACCGTGGAGCGATGCGGGCATGGCCGCCGACGAGGCCGTCATCGACTACTACCGCCGGCGCGGGATGCGTCCCCTGGACACCGACCTCGCCATCGCCTCGCTCCAGCACGCCCTGGACCACGCCGACACCACGATCACCATCGCGGACATCGACTGGGAGAGGTTCCCAGCCGGTTTCACCGCGCAGCGGCCCAGCCCGCTGCTGTCCGACCTGGCCGCCACCGCGTCGCCGGGCGCCGATGCCACCCCGGACGTCGACGCGACGTTGAGCAGCTCGCTGCAGCGGCAGCTGACCACCGGCTCCCCCGCCCAGCAGCATCAGCTCCTGCTCCATCACATCCAGACGCATGCCGCCGCGATCCTCGGCCATCCGACCATCGACGCGGTCCCACCCGCCCAGCCGTTCCAGGAGCTGGGGTTCGACTCCCTCACGGCCGTCGAATTCGGGCACCGGCTCTCCGCCGCCACCGGGCTCGACCTTCCGCCCACCCTGGTCTTCGACCACCCCACCCCCAAGGAGCTGGCCGACTATCTGCGCGAGCGGCTCGTCGAGGGGCAGCTGACCTCCGAGGGACATCTGCTCTCGGAGCTCGACCGGTGGGACTCGGTCTCGGAGCCATCGGCGGTGGACGAGGCGGCCCGTCGCCGGATCACCGGGCGGCTGCGGCTGCTGCTGGCCAAGTGGAGCGACACGGAACGGGAAACGGAGCGTTCCACGGCCCACAGCGAGCTCGAGACGGCGACGGCAGAAGACATCTTCGACCTCATCTCCGACGAGTTCGGAAAGTCCGACGAGCTCGGAAAGTCGTGA